The following are encoded together in the Bacteroidota bacterium genome:
- the carA gene encoding glutamine-hydrolyzing carbamoyl-phosphate synthase small subunit: MPSILLLEDGTVFHGTSIGKVGTTTGEICFNTGMTGYQEVFTDPSYYGQILVMTSDHIGNYGAAVEDVESDEIMIAGLVVKNFSYTFSRKQAKYSLHEYFTEHNLTGIADVDTRQLVRHIRQKGAMNAIISSEILDIDELKDKLAQVPNMAGLELSSKVTTQQPYFYGDENAALKVAVLDLGVKKNILRCLAERGCYLKVFPAQTPYQEMKAWNPDGFMISNGPGDPAAMPYAVETLKQILDANEKTFGICLGNQVMGLACGLKTFKMHNGHRGLNHPVKNLQTGRAEITSQNHGFAIEGDNVSDSPVEVTHVHLNDNTVAGIRVKGKNAFAVQYHPESSPGPHDSRYLFDDFIAMMAK, translated from the coding sequence ATGCCATCCATCTTACTTCTTGAAGATGGAACTGTATTCCACGGCACATCTATTGGCAAAGTAGGCACTACCACAGGCGAAATTTGTTTTAACACCGGAATGACCGGATATCAGGAGGTGTTTACAGACCCTTCATATTACGGTCAGATTTTGGTAATGACAAGTGACCACATTGGTAACTACGGCGCAGCAGTAGAAGATGTGGAAAGTGATGAAATTATGATTGCAGGTTTGGTGGTGAAAAATTTCTCATACACCTTTTCTCGCAAGCAAGCTAAATATTCATTGCATGAGTATTTTACTGAGCATAACCTAACCGGTATAGCGGATGTAGATACCCGCCAGTTGGTACGTCACATTCGCCAAAAAGGAGCAATGAACGCCATCATATCTTCTGAAATATTGGATATTGATGAGCTAAAAGACAAATTGGCTCAGGTGCCCAACATGGCAGGTTTAGAGTTGTCATCTAAAGTTACTACTCAACAACCCTACTTTTATGGCGATGAAAACGCAGCCCTTAAAGTGGCAGTGTTGGATTTGGGTGTGAAGAAAAACATTCTACGCTGCCTTGCTGAGCGTGGTTGCTACCTGAAAGTATTCCCGGCACAAACTCCTTATCAGGAAATGAAAGCATGGAATCCTGATGGGTTTATGATTAGCAACGGCCCCGGCGACCCCGCCGCTATGCCCTATGCAGTTGAAACTTTAAAACAAATACTGGACGCAAACGAAAAAACCTTTGGTATTTGCTTGGGTAATCAAGTTATGGGATTGGCCTGCGGACTTAAAACCTTTAAAATGCACAATGGGCACCGGGGATTGAACCATCCGGTGAAAAACCTTCAAACGGGTCGTGCCGAAATAACCAGCCAAAACCACGGTTTTGCAATTGAAGGGGATAACGTAAGTGACAGCCCGGTGGAGGTAACTCACGTACACTTGAACGATAACACAGTGGCCGGTATACGCGTAAAAGGTAAAAATGCTTTTGCCGTGCAATACCACCCTGAAAGTAGCCCCGGTCCGCACGATAGCCGCTACT